The following are encoded together in the Flavobacterium haoranii genome:
- a CDS encoding (Fe-S)-binding protein, with amino-acid sequence MSILSNILFAVILIVGVGYFARNVKKLIRNIKLGQDIDRSDNPSERWKNMAMIALGQSKMVKRPVAGFLHILVYLGFVIINIEVLEIIIDGLFGTHRIFRFLGGFYNVLIGSFEILAFLVLVAVIVFWIRRNVVKIQRFWKPEMQGFPKNDANYILYFEMVLMTLFLVMNAADFHLQHIPSEVAHYHQAGSFPISQFIAPVFDGMSNGLVILIERGAWWLHICGILVFLNYLYFSKHLHILLAFPNTYFANLNPLGKFNNLESVTNEVKLMMDPSADPFAAPANPDAVPAKFGASDVQDLNWVQLLNAYTCTECGRCTSSCPANLTGKKLSPRKIMMDTRDRLEEVGKNIDANGGKFVDDGKSLLNDYITPEELWACTTCNACVEECPVNISPLSIIVDMRRYLVMEQSAAPMELNNMMSNIENNGAPWPYSQMDRLNWKNE; translated from the coding sequence ATGAGTATTTTATCTAATATTTTATTTGCTGTTATTCTTATTGTTGGAGTAGGTTATTTTGCTCGCAATGTAAAAAAACTTATTCGTAACATTAAATTAGGACAAGATATTGATCGTAGCGACAATCCCAGCGAAAGATGGAAAAACATGGCAATGATTGCATTGGGACAATCTAAAATGGTAAAACGTCCAGTGGCTGGATTTTTACACATATTAGTTTATCTAGGGTTTGTAATTATCAATATTGAAGTTCTAGAAATCATTATTGATGGTTTATTTGGAACTCATAGAATATTTAGATTTTTAGGTGGATTTTATAATGTATTGATAGGTTCGTTTGAAATTTTAGCTTTCTTAGTATTAGTAGCTGTTATTGTATTTTGGATTAGAAGAAATGTTGTGAAAATTCAACGTTTTTGGAAACCAGAAATGCAAGGTTTTCCTAAAAATGATGCCAATTATATTTTGTATTTCGAAATGGTGTTAATGACATTGTTTTTAGTCATGAATGCTGCCGATTTTCACTTACAACATATACCTTCTGAAGTAGCTCATTATCATCAAGCAGGTAGTTTTCCAATTTCTCAATTTATTGCTCCAGTTTTTGACGGAATGAGTAACGGTCTTGTTATTTTAATCGAAAGAGGAGCTTGGTGGTTACACATTTGCGGAATTTTAGTTTTCTTAAATTATTTATATTTCTCTAAACACTTACACATTTTATTAGCTTTCCCTAACACATATTTTGCAAATTTAAATCCGCTAGGGAAGTTTAATAATTTAGAAAGTGTTACCAATGAAGTAAAATTAATGATGGATCCAAGTGCTGATCCGTTTGCAGCGCCAGCAAATCCAGATGCTGTACCTGCTAAATTTGGTGCTTCAGATGTTCAAGATTTAAATTGGGTACAATTATTAAACGCTTACACTTGTACAGAATGTGGTCGTTGTACTTCATCTTGTCCAGCAAATCTTACAGGTAAAAAATTATCGCCTCGTAAAATTATGATGGATACAAGAGATCGTTTAGAAGAAGTTGGTAAAAACATCGATGCAAATGGAGGTAAATTTGTAGATGATGGAAAATCTTTATTAAACGATTATATTACTCCTGAAGAACTTTGGGCTTGTACAACATGTAACGCTTGTGTTGAAGAATGTCCAGTTAATATTAGTCCGTTATCAATTATTGTAGATATGCGTCGTTATTTAGTTATGGAGCAAAGTGCTGCACCTATGGAATTAAATAACATGATGAGTAATATTGAAAATAATGGTGCGCCTTGGCCTTACAGTCAAATGGACCGTTTAAATTGGAAAAACGAGTAG
- a CDS encoding MlaD family protein, translating into MKLSRELKTAILVILAIALFIWGFNFLKGKNLFDTSKKLYAVYENVSGLVPAAPVTLNGLKIGRVNSIKINPDGKLLVQMQIDTDFPISKSSTAEIYDSGLVGGREIAIIPNFEDKLETESGDYLKSSNKLGLTDALAKEIVPIKDKIEKLLDNANALFANVNEVLDEQGKANLKNSLVEFNKTMTEFSGVSKNLNQLLAENKSKLDKTFTNLDKTTSNFVAISDSLAKADFGQTVKNLEKTLASVDKLLADMEQGNGTMGKLMKDEAMYNNFTQASKELELLLQDLRLHPTRYVNVSLFGKKEKPYKSPEVNENNEQIKK; encoded by the coding sequence ATGAAACTATCAAGAGAACTTAAAACAGCAATTCTGGTAATATTAGCAATCGCTTTGTTTATTTGGGGATTTAATTTTTTAAAAGGAAAAAATTTATTTGATACAAGTAAAAAATTGTATGCTGTTTATGAAAATGTTTCAGGATTGGTTCCTGCGGCTCCCGTTACACTTAATGGTTTAAAAATAGGTAGAGTAAATTCTATTAAAATTAATCCTGATGGAAAATTATTAGTTCAAATGCAAATTGATACTGATTTTCCAATTTCTAAATCGAGTACTGCAGAGATTTATGATTCTGGTTTAGTTGGAGGAAGAGAAATTGCCATTATTCCTAATTTTGAAGATAAATTAGAAACAGAAAGCGGCGATTACTTGAAATCATCAAATAAGTTAGGATTAACGGATGCTTTAGCAAAAGAGATTGTTCCAATTAAAGATAAAATTGAAAAACTTTTAGATAATGCAAATGCACTTTTTGCAAATGTTAATGAAGTTTTAGATGAACAAGGTAAAGCTAATTTAAAAAACAGTTTAGTGGAGTTTAATAAAACAATGACTGAATTTAGTGGAGTTTCTAAAAATTTAAATCAATTACTTGCTGAAAACAAATCTAAATTAGACAAAACTTTTACAAATCTAGATAAAACGACTTCAAATTTTGTAGCTATTTCAGATTCATTAGCAAAAGCTGATTTCGGTCAAACGGTTAAAAATTTAGAAAAAACTTTAGCGAGTGTAGATAAACTTTTAGCTGATATGGAACAAGGAAACGGTACAATGGGTAAATTAATGAAAGATGAAGCAATGTATAATAATTTTACTCAAGCTTCTAAAGAATTAGAGTTGTTGTTGCAAGATTTACGTTTACATCCTACACGTTATGTAAATGTTTCATTATTTGGAAAAAAAGAAAAACCTTATAAATCACCAGAAGTTAACGAGAACAACGAACAAATTAAGAAGTAA
- a CDS encoding N-acetylmuramoyl-L-alanine amidase family protein, with product MKLKNFSLLLIILSLLQIQNLAYAQKSKFKVVLDAGHGGKDTGKNAHGFLEKNIALEITKKVGNILDREKDVTLVFTRKTDVFVELTERANIANRNDADLFVSIHCNSAGKNFAPYGTETFVMGMSRTNLNFDVAKSENSVIFLEKDYQEKYNGFDPNKPESLIGLKILQEEYLYQSIELASRIESNFTDKLGRKSRGVKQQPLWVLDASYMPSVLIETGFVTNVEEGTYLNSDKGQNEIAQAIADAILSYKKDFFNSTSSTYEEAPKKDASKTEVVNEKTTSEIVSNNKGVIFKVQISASSKKLETKASNFKGLSPIDREQSGKLYKYFYANESSYEQIKNRLEEAKKKGYDSAFIVAYKDGVKISLADALK from the coding sequence ATGAAATTAAAAAACTTTTCGTTATTACTAATTATTTTAAGTTTACTACAAATTCAAAATTTAGCGTATGCTCAAAAATCTAAGTTCAAAGTTGTATTAGATGCGGGTCACGGTGGAAAAGATACAGGGAAAAATGCTCATGGTTTTCTAGAAAAAAATATAGCATTAGAAATTACAAAAAAAGTTGGTAATATCTTAGATAGAGAAAAAGATGTAACGCTTGTTTTTACAAGAAAGACTGACGTTTTTGTTGAATTAACAGAAAGAGCTAATATTGCTAATAGAAATGATGCCGATTTATTTGTTTCTATTCACTGTAATTCTGCGGGTAAAAATTTCGCACCTTATGGTACTGAGACATTTGTTATGGGAATGTCTCGAACTAATTTAAACTTTGATGTTGCTAAAAGTGAAAACTCGGTAATTTTCTTAGAAAAAGATTACCAAGAAAAATATAATGGTTTTGATCCTAATAAACCAGAATCATTAATTGGGCTTAAAATTTTACAAGAAGAATATTTATATCAAAGTATCGAATTAGCCTCTAGAATTGAATCAAACTTTACCGATAAATTAGGCAGAAAAAGTAGAGGTGTTAAACAACAACCATTGTGGGTTTTAGATGCATCTTACATGCCAAGCGTTTTAATTGAAACAGGATTTGTTACTAATGTTGAAGAAGGAACTTATCTAAATTCTGATAAAGGTCAAAATGAAATTGCTCAAGCAATCGCAGATGCTATATTGAGCTATAAAAAAGATTTTTTCAATTCTACTAGTTCAACTTATGAAGAAGCTCCAAAAAAAGACGCTTCTAAAACTGAAGTAGTCAATGAGAAAACAACTTCAGAAATTGTATCAAATAATAAAGGTGTAATTTTTAAAGTGCAAATTTCAGCTAGTAGTAAAAAACTAGAAACAAAAGCATCAAACTTTAAAGGGCTATCTCCAATCGACAGAGAACAATCAGGAAAATTATATAAATATTTTTATGCAAATGAGTCTAGTTATGAGCAAATTAAAAATAGACTAGAAGAAGCTAAAAAGAAAGGTTACGACTCTGCTTTTATTGTTGCTTATAAAGACGGAGTAAAAATAAGCCTAGCAGATGCATTAAAATAA
- a CDS encoding putative LPS assembly protein LptD, giving the protein MTLQKVSQIFTKILLIGLRNKLFYIVLLAFFLTIGKNAIYGQEIKHADSLHLNVNETVNLAIADTIKTDSIKPRKSTLEGIAKRKAKDYEKFDRKKKQLTLYNEAELYYTDIELKSGIIVLDYDKNEVYAGRIKDSLGNYTQYPVFKQGSNEVQPDSIRFNFKTKKALVWNSRTKQGEMNIKAEISKRENDSVYFLKNARITTSKNIDDPEYYFLVRKVKFVPKKKVVAGLTNMVIADVPTPIGLPFAYFPMTDESTSGFIIPTPGQSNQQGYFLQNGGYYFALSDYYDLAVLGDYYTNGSYGLRFESNYAKRYKFNGRMNFRFENNIQSERGLPDYVRSKQYNIQWSHSQDAKAAANSRFSASVNLGSSQYYRQSVNLSNVSSSLNNNLSSSVSYSKTFQTVPQVNFSLSATHNQNTNTELINMTLPTLQASVDRIFPFAPKDGVKKGFIKNINLQYNLRGENRITTYDSLFFKPQMFRDAKTGFQHTIPLSTNFKIFKYFSVSASANYNEVWTFNTVKKYYSPIENKVVTEDEKGFEAFRTYNFTTGIGTTIYGTFNFGEDKKIQAIRHVMRPNVSWSYTPSFDQYYDSYAIDATGTTMQEYTRFENGLFGAPGRAYAQNVGLSLSNTFEAKVRDDESKTDEPKKVMLLNNLNFQTSYNLAADSLALAPLRVSGGTQFFKQKMNVNFATTLDPYAIDNSGKRIDVFNIDNGGSLFRMTSANMTFNYSFSSTDLDKSKDSKDNQTAQNGGRTDDLFGSGTDLSDNRKSLFNDDNKEDGTATDMEWYNFKLPWDLRLAYSVTYNNSNRQKEISSQSLMASGNVELAPRWKVGISSGYDFKQKGVTFTQLRFERDLESWRMSFNWVPYGTNSYWGFFIGIRSSMLSDIKWEKRKLPDRVFR; this is encoded by the coding sequence TTGACACTTCAAAAAGTGAGCCAAATTTTTACAAAAATACTATTAATAGGATTGCGTAACAAGTTATTTTATATCGTTTTATTAGCATTTTTTCTAACAATTGGAAAAAATGCAATCTATGGACAAGAAATTAAACATGCAGATAGTTTACACTTAAATGTAAATGAAACTGTAAATTTAGCTATTGCCGATACTATAAAAACAGATAGTATAAAGCCTAGAAAAAGTACTTTAGAAGGAATTGCTAAAAGAAAAGCTAAAGATTACGAGAAATTTGATCGCAAAAAAAAGCAACTTACTTTATACAATGAAGCTGAACTTTATTATACCGATATTGAATTAAAATCGGGAATTATTGTATTAGATTATGATAAAAATGAAGTTTATGCTGGAAGAATTAAAGATAGTTTAGGAAACTACACTCAATATCCTGTTTTTAAACAAGGAAGTAATGAGGTTCAACCCGATTCTATTCGTTTTAATTTTAAAACAAAAAAAGCATTAGTTTGGAATTCTAGAACCAAACAAGGAGAAATGAACATTAAAGCAGAAATTTCTAAAAGAGAGAATGATTCTGTTTATTTCTTGAAAAATGCGCGCATTACAACTTCAAAAAATATCGATGATCCTGAATATTATTTTTTAGTTAGAAAAGTAAAATTTGTACCAAAGAAAAAAGTAGTTGCAGGACTAACCAATATGGTAATTGCAGATGTTCCTACTCCAATAGGTTTACCTTTTGCATATTTTCCAATGACAGATGAAAGCACTTCTGGATTCATTATTCCTACACCAGGACAATCTAATCAACAAGGTTATTTTTTACAAAACGGTGGATATTATTTTGCTTTGAGCGATTATTATGACCTGGCTGTTTTAGGAGATTATTACACAAACGGAAGTTATGGACTACGTTTTGAAAGTAATTATGCTAAGCGTTACAAATTTAATGGTCGCATGAATTTTAGATTTGAAAACAATATTCAAAGCGAAAGAGGATTACCAGATTATGTAAGATCAAAACAATACAACATTCAATGGAGTCACAGTCAAGATGCAAAAGCAGCTGCTAATTCTAGATTTTCTGCTTCAGTAAACTTGGGAAGTAGTCAATATTATAGGCAATCTGTTAATTTATCGAATGTTAGTTCGAGTTTAAATAACAACTTGAGTTCTTCGGTTTCTTATTCTAAAACATTCCAAACAGTTCCTCAAGTAAACTTCTCACTTTCTGCAACACATAACCAAAATACAAATACTGAATTAATTAATATGACATTACCTACGCTACAAGCTAGTGTAGACCGTATATTTCCTTTTGCTCCAAAAGATGGCGTTAAAAAAGGATTTATCAAAAATATTAACCTTCAGTATAATTTAAGAGGTGAAAATAGAATTACAACTTATGATTCTTTATTCTTTAAACCACAAATGTTTAGAGATGCCAAAACTGGTTTTCAACACACTATTCCATTAAGTACTAATTTTAAAATTTTCAAATATTTTAGTGTTTCTGCTAGTGCCAATTATAATGAAGTTTGGACTTTTAACACTGTAAAAAAATATTATAGTCCTATTGAAAATAAAGTTGTAACGGAAGATGAAAAAGGTTTCGAAGCTTTCAGGACTTATAATTTCACAACGGGTATTGGAACTACAATTTACGGTACTTTTAACTTTGGAGAAGATAAAAAAATACAAGCCATTCGTCATGTAATGCGTCCTAATGTCTCATGGAGTTACACACCAAGCTTCGACCAATATTATGATAGTTACGCTATTGATGCAACTGGAACTACTATGCAAGAATATACACGTTTTGAAAACGGATTATTTGGTGCTCCTGGAAGAGCATATGCACAAAATGTAGGATTATCGTTAAGTAATACTTTTGAAGCAAAAGTTAGAGATGATGAAAGTAAAACGGACGAACCTAAAAAGGTTATGCTGTTAAACAACTTAAACTTTCAAACCAGTTACAATTTAGCCGCAGATTCACTTGCTTTAGCTCCACTTAGAGTTAGTGGTGGAACACAGTTTTTTAAACAAAAGATGAATGTAAATTTCGCTACAACTTTAGATCCGTATGCAATTGATAATTCTGGAAAAAGAATTGATGTTTTCAATATTGATAATGGAGGAAGTTTATTTAGAATGACAAGTGCTAATATGACCTTCAATTACTCTTTTTCTAGTACAGATTTAGATAAATCTAAAGATTCTAAAGATAATCAAACAGCACAAAATGGTGGTAGAACTGACGATTTATTTGGTTCAGGAACAGATTTAAGTGATAACAGAAAGAGTTTATTTAACGATGATAACAAAGAAGATGGAACTGCCACTGATATGGAATGGTACAACTTTAAACTTCCATGGGATTTAAGACTTGCTTATTCTGTAACTTATAACAACAGTAACCGACAAAAAGAAATATCCTCTCAATCGTTAATGGCTTCAGGTAATGTAGAATTAGCTCCAAGATGGAAAGTAGGAATATCGTCTGGTTATGATTTTAAACAAAAAGGGGTTACGTTTACTCAATTACGTTTTGAAAGAGATTTAGAAAGCTGGAGAATGAGTTTTAACTGGGTTCCTTATGGTACAAATAGTTATTGGGGATTCTTCATTGGAATTCGATCTTCAATGCTGAGCGATATTAAATGGGAAAAACGAAAATTACCAGATAGAGTATTTAGATAA
- a CDS encoding acyl-CoA thioesterase gives MRFHTRKWVKPEDLNANGTLFGGKLLAWIDEEAALYSVVQLENSKVVTKYMSEINFMSAAKQGDVIEIGIDVVKFGKTSLVLKSEVRNMMTRETIITIDNITMVNLGPDGVPASHGKTQIEYVKDRLDNK, from the coding sequence ATGAGATTTCACACTAGAAAATGGGTAAAACCAGAAGATTTAAACGCCAATGGAACGTTATTTGGAGGAAAATTATTAGCATGGATTGATGAAGAAGCAGCTTTGTATTCAGTTGTACAACTAGAAAATTCTAAAGTTGTTACTAAATATATGAGTGAAATTAACTTTATGAGTGCCGCAAAACAAGGAGATGTTATTGAAATTGGTATCGATGTTGTAAAATTTGGAAAAACGTCATTAGTATTAAAAAGTGAAGTACGTAATATGATGACCAGAGAAACTATTATTACTATTGATAATATTACAATGGTAAATTTAGGACCGGATGGAGTTCCAGCATCACATGGAAAAACTCAGATAGAATATGTAAAAGATCGACTTGACAATAAATAA
- the hisE gene encoding phosphoribosyl-ATP diphosphatase → MNKIAQKVGEEAVEVVIEAKDNNDDLFLNESADLLFHYLILLQAKGFQLNDVVKVLKNREK, encoded by the coding sequence ATTAATAAAATTGCACAAAAAGTTGGCGAAGAAGCTGTTGAAGTTGTTATTGAAGCTAAAGACAACAATGACGATTTGTTTTTAAATGAAAGTGCCGACTTATTGTTTCACTACTTAATTTTGTTACAAGCAAAAGGTTTTCAATTGAATGATGTTGTGAAAGTTTTGAAAAATAGAGAAAAGTAA
- the hisIE gene encoding bifunctional phosphoribosyl-AMP cyclohydrolase/phosphoribosyl-ATP diphosphatase HisIE, with product MINFSKYTDGLVPAIVQDNETKNVLMLGFMNQEALEKTFATNKVTFFSRSKNRLWTKGEESGNFLNLVSYSVDCDNDTLLLKVNPVGTTCHTGSDTCWNENNKQDYGFLTKLENTIKERKESATAEKSYVASLLRKELIKLHKKLAKKLLKLLLKLKTTMTICF from the coding sequence ATGATAAATTTCTCAAAATATACAGACGGTTTAGTTCCTGCAATTGTTCAAGATAATGAAACTAAAAATGTTTTAATGTTGGGTTTTATGAACCAAGAGGCATTAGAAAAAACATTTGCTACTAACAAAGTAACTTTTTTTAGTCGTTCTAAAAATAGATTATGGACGAAAGGAGAGGAGAGTGGCAACTTTTTAAACTTAGTAAGTTATTCAGTTGATTGTGATAACGACACCTTGTTACTAAAAGTAAATCCTGTTGGAACAACATGCCATACGGGTTCTGATACTTGTTGGAACGAAAATAATAAACAAGATTATGGTTTCCTAACTAAATTAGAAAACACAATTAAAGAACGAAAAGAAAGCGCAACGGCTGAAAAGAGCTATGTAGCATCTCTTTTGAGAAAGGAATTAATAAAATTGCACAAAAAGTTGGCGAAGAAGCTGTTGAAGTTGTTATTGAAGCTAAAGACAACAATGACGATTTGTTTTTAA
- the hisF gene encoding imidazole glycerol phosphate synthase subunit HisF, whose protein sequence is MLTKRIIPCLDIKNGRTVKGVNFLELRDAGDPVELVKKYVETMADELVFLDISATEERRKTLVNLVRKVAEAINIPFTVGGGISSVEDVDILLRNGADKVSINSSAVKRPELINEIASKYGSQCTVVAIDAKQIDGEWMVHLVGGKVPTNIKLFDWAKEVEERGAGEILFTSMNNDGTKNGFANEALATLSEIVNIPIIASGGAGTMQHFVDTFIEGKADAALAASVFHYHEIDIPELKQFLKQQNINIRL, encoded by the coding sequence ATGCTAACAAAACGAATCATACCTTGTTTAGATATTAAAAATGGACGCACGGTAAAAGGTGTCAATTTCTTGGAATTACGAGATGCAGGTGATCCTGTAGAATTGGTAAAAAAATACGTCGAAACCATGGCGGATGAATTGGTATTTTTAGATATTTCTGCAACGGAAGAACGAAGAAAAACATTAGTCAATTTGGTTCGAAAAGTAGCTGAAGCAATTAATATTCCTTTTACGGTTGGTGGTGGAATTTCTTCAGTAGAAGATGTTGATATATTATTGAGAAATGGTGCTGATAAAGTTTCTATCAATTCTTCGGCGGTAAAAAGACCTGAACTAATTAATGAAATTGCTTCCAAATATGGAAGTCAATGTACGGTTGTTGCTATCGATGCCAAACAAATTGATGGCGAATGGATGGTACATTTAGTTGGCGGCAAAGTTCCAACTAATATTAAATTATTCGATTGGGCAAAAGAAGTAGAGGAAAGAGGAGCAGGCGAAATTTTATTTACTTCAATGAATAATGATGGAACCAAAAACGGCTTTGCAAATGAAGCATTAGCTACACTTTCTGAAATTGTAAATATTCCAATTATAGCTTCTGGCGGCGCCGGAACTATGCAACATTTTGTCGATACTTTTATCGAAGGAAAAGCCGATGCCGCCTTGGCAGCTAGTGTTTTTCATTATCACGAAATAGACATTCCAGAATTGAAACAATTTTTAAAACAGCAAAATATTAACATTAGACTATAA
- the hisA gene encoding 1-(5-phosphoribosyl)-5-[(5-phosphoribosylamino)methylideneamino]imidazole-4-carboxamide isomerase produces the protein MRIIPAIDIIEGKCVRLSKGDYDTKKIYNENPLEVAKQFEAHGIQYLHLVDLDGAKSSQIVNYKVLEQIASKTSLKIDFGGGLKSDADLRIAFESGAKQITGGSIAVKNPEIFKKWITQYGAEAIILGADANNEKIAISGWLEESTKEVIPFIQNYQEEGIQYVICTDISKDGMLQGPSFDLYKRILEQIPNVKLIASGGISTFDELPKLAELGCEGTIIGKAIYENRISLKQLENYILNN, from the coding sequence ATGAGAATAATCCCAGCAATAGATATCATCGAAGGAAAATGTGTTCGACTTTCAAAAGGCGATTATGATACAAAGAAGATTTATAATGAAAATCCTTTAGAAGTTGCCAAACAATTTGAAGCACATGGAATTCAGTATTTGCACTTAGTGGATTTGGACGGTGCCAAATCGAGTCAAATTGTGAATTATAAAGTATTGGAACAAATTGCTTCAAAAACTAGTTTAAAAATTGATTTTGGTGGAGGTTTAAAATCAGATGCAGATTTAAGAATTGCATTTGAAAGTGGTGCGAAACAAATCACAGGAGGAAGTATTGCAGTAAAAAATCCAGAAATTTTCAAAAAATGGATTACTCAATACGGTGCTGAAGCGATTATTTTAGGTGCTGATGCTAATAATGAAAAAATAGCTATTTCTGGATGGTTAGAAGAATCTACTAAAGAAGTAATTCCGTTTATTCAAAACTATCAAGAAGAAGGAATTCAATATGTGATTTGTACTGATATTTCGAAAGACGGCATGCTACAAGGACCAAGTTTTGATTTGTATAAAAGGATTTTAGAGCAAATTCCAAATGTCAAATTAATCGCTTCAGGAGGAATTTCCACTTTTGATGAGTTACCCAAATTAGCTGAATTAGGTTGCGAAGGAACTATAATTGGAAAGGCTATTTACGAAAACAGAATCAGCTTAAAACAATTGGAAAATTACATTTTAAACAACTAA
- the hisH gene encoding imidazole glycerol phosphate synthase subunit HisH: MKLAIIDYGAGNVQSVLFALNRLGYEAEVTSNWNIISKADKVIFPGVGEASSAMKRLQNLGLDKLIPTLKQPALGICLGMQLLCKHSEEGNTEGLGIFDVNVIRFSNEVKVPQMGWNTIKNLRADLFKEIKDEEFMYLVHSYFVPKCEYTIATTEYGIEYATAIQKENFYGVQFHPEKSGNYGEKILQNFLNL; this comes from the coding sequence ATGAAATTAGCGATTATAGATTACGGAGCAGGAAATGTGCAAAGTGTATTGTTTGCTTTGAATAGATTGGGTTATGAAGCTGAAGTTACTTCTAATTGGAATATTATTTCAAAAGCCGATAAAGTAATTTTTCCTGGTGTTGGCGAGGCGAGTAGTGCTATGAAGAGGCTTCAAAATTTAGGATTAGATAAATTAATTCCAACTTTAAAACAACCTGCTTTAGGCATTTGCTTAGGAATGCAATTGTTATGTAAACATTCTGAAGAAGGAAATACTGAAGGACTAGGGATTTTTGATGTTAATGTAATTCGATTTTCTAATGAAGTTAAAGTTCCTCAAATGGGTTGGAATACCATTAAAAACTTGAGAGCAGATTTATTTAAAGAAATAAAAGATGAAGAATTTATGTATTTGGTACACAGTTATTTTGTTCCAAAATGTGAATACACAATTGCTACAACTGAATACGGAATTGAATATGCAACAGCCATACAAAAAGAGAATTTTTATGGCGTACAATTTCACCCAGAGAAAAGCGGAAATTATGGAGAAAAAATTCTTCAAAACTTCTTAAATCTTTAA
- the hisB gene encoding bifunctional histidinol-phosphatase/imidazoleglycerol-phosphate dehydratase HisB, translating to MAKKILFIDRDGTMIKEVSDYQIDAFEKMYFYPKCLTFLGKIARELDFELVLVTNQDGLGTSSFPEENFWPVHNFIMKTFEGEGVVFSNQCIDRSFPEENAPTRKPRTGMLTQYINNPAYDLENSFVIGDRITDVELAKNLGCKAIFINDGIQAGITEVENSLEELQNSIALESNDWEKIYEFLKLKERTASISRTTNETDIAITLNLDGTGKSNINTGISFFDHMLDQIARHGQMDLDIQVKGDLEVDEHHTIEDTAIALGEVFSKALGNKLGIERYGFCLPMDDCLAQVAIDFGGRNWLVWETEFKREMIGQMPTEMFFHFFKSFTDGAKANLNIKAEGTNEHHKIEAIFKAFSKAIKVAVKRDPEKMILPSTKGML from the coding sequence ATGGCAAAAAAGATATTATTTATTGACCGAGATGGCACTATGATAAAGGAAGTTTCTGACTATCAGATTGATGCTTTTGAAAAAATGTATTTCTATCCAAAATGTCTAACTTTTCTAGGAAAAATTGCCAGAGAATTAGACTTCGAATTGGTATTAGTTACCAATCAAGATGGATTAGGAACTTCTTCTTTTCCAGAAGAAAATTTTTGGCCGGTTCACAATTTCATCATGAAAACATTTGAAGGAGAAGGTGTAGTCTTTTCAAATCAATGCATTGATAGAAGTTTTCCTGAAGAGAATGCGCCAACCCGAAAACCTCGAACAGGAATGCTCACGCAATACATCAATAATCCTGCATATGATTTAGAAAATTCCTTTGTAATTGGTGACCGAATTACTGATGTTGAATTGGCTAAAAATTTGGGTTGTAAAGCAATTTTTATCAATGATGGAATACAAGCAGGAATAACTGAAGTTGAAAATTCATTAGAAGAACTTCAAAACTCAATTGCTTTAGAAAGTAATGATTGGGAAAAGATTTACGAATTTCTAAAATTGAAGGAAAGAACAGCTTCAATTTCTAGAACAACAAATGAAACAGACATTGCTATTACATTAAATTTAGACGGAACAGGAAAAAGTAACATCAATACTGGAATTTCCTTTTTCGATCACATGTTAGATCAAATTGCGCGTCACGGACAAATGGACTTAGATATTCAAGTCAAAGGCGATTTAGAAGTTGACGAACACCACACGATTGAGGATACAGCAATTGCGTTAGGAGAAGTTTTTTCAAAAGCTTTGGGCAATAAATTAGGGATTGAACGCTACGGTTTTTGTTTACCAATGGACGATTGTTTGGCTCAAGTAGCAATTGATTTTGGTGGAAGAAATTGGTTGGTTTGGGAAACTGAATTTAAACGTGAAATGATTGGTCAAATGCCAACCGAAATGTTTTTTCACTTCTTCAAATCGTTTACCGATGGTGCTAAAGCAAATCTAAATATCAAAGCAGAAGGTACAAACGAACATCATAAAATTGAAGCGATTTTTAAGGCTTTTTCAAAAGCTATAAAAGTTGCTGTAAAAAGAGATCCCGAGAAAATGATTTTGCCTTCAACTAAAGGAATGTTATAA